In a genomic window of Erigeron canadensis isolate Cc75 chromosome 5, C_canadensis_v1, whole genome shotgun sequence:
- the LOC122599479 gene encoding (R)-mandelonitrile lyase-like isoform X2 — protein MLKSRKCNFGKADETYLGFTYEATEFSPEPEYDYIIVGGGTAGCPLAATLSEKYSVLVLERGGVSNSDPNIQYENRSINPLLTANFEDSPAQNFFSEDGVFNTRGRVLGGGSMINFGFYSRADDYFYKNSGIEWDMSAVKSAYEWVENSIVTRTNYLRRWQASIYNAFVEAGVNPENGFILDHVQGTKIGGSTFDDSGRRHGAVELLNKANPGNLKVVLHAYVDRVMFSSSQPLAAIGVKYHDSEGKSHEVHIKRYGEVILSAGALGSPQLLLLSGIGPTTYLSSLKIPVIHDHPYIGQFMADNPRNGINLLVPVRLNDVGVRVAGITESGPYVESTAVPRLSSIITFIPFLNVLPPIDLSVVVIGGKVSRPLSTGSLSLKSPNDVTISPSVRFNYYSRKEDILQCGNLVEVLRKVLETKAMEEYMFNDILGGKSFKYIGPSLPDDPSDMDSLETFCRETLSTFWHIHGGCLVNKVVDSHLKVLRIESLRVVDASTFFNSPGTNPQATTMMLGRYMGMKILNEREVNDIRS, from the exons ATGTTAAAGAGTAGAAAATGCAATTTTGGAAAAGCAG ATGAAACTTATCTTGGTTTTACATATGAAGCCACCGAATTCTCACCTGAACCAGAATACGATTACATCATTGTTGGAGGAGGGACTGCTGGTTGTCCATTAGCTGCCACATTGTCCGAAAAATATTCAGTGCTAGTACTTGAACGAGGTGGTGTATCAAATTCAGATCCTAATATTCAATATGAAAACAGGTCCATAAATCCCCTCTTAACTGCAAATTTTGAAGATTCCCCGGCCCAAAATTTCTTCTCTGAAGATGGTGTATTCAATACAAGGGGACGGGTTTTAGGAGGTGGTAGCATGATCAATTTTGGGTTCTATTCGAGAGCCGATGATTACTTTTACAAGAATTCTGGAATTGAATGGGATATGAGTGCTGTCAAAAGCGCCTATGAGTGGGTTGAAAATAGTATTGTTACTCGTACTAATTATTTACGACGATGGCAAGCTTCTATATACAATGCATTTGTTGAAGCTGGAGTTAATCCTGAAAATGGGTTCATCCTTGACCACGTTCAAGGCACCAAGATCGGTGGTTCGACATTTGATGATTCTGGCAGACGACATGGAGCCGTCGAGCTTCTCAACAAAGCCAACCCTGGAAACTTAAAGGTGGTTCTTCATGCATATGTTGATCGGGTCATGTTCTCCTCATCTCAACCCTTAG CTGCAATTGGTGTTAAGTACCATGATTCAGAAGGAAAATCTCACGAAGTCCACATAAAAAGATATGGAGAAGTTATTTTGAGTGCTGGAGCTCTTGGAAGCCCACAACTTTTGTTATTGAGTGGAATAGGGCCAACAACATACCTTTCATCTCTAAAAATTCCAGTAATTCACGACCATCCCTATATTGGACAATTTATGGCTGATAATCCACGTAATGGGATTAATCTATTGGTACCGGTTAGACTAAATGATGTAGGAGTTCGTGTGGCTGGGATCACGGAAAGTGGCCCATACGTTGAATCGACTGCCGTCCCCCGTCTTTCATCCATCATAACTTTCATACCTTTCTTGAATGTTTTACCACCTATAGACTTAAGTGTAGTAGTTATTGGAGGTAAGGTTTCAAGGCCATTATCGACCGGGTCATTAAGTTTAAAATCACCAAATGACGTGACGATTAGCCCAAGTGTTCGTTTTAACTATTACTCGCGTAAAGAAGACATACTTCAATGTGGCAATCTTGTGGAAGTACTTAGAAAAGTATTGGAAACTAAGGCTATGGAAGAATATATGTTTAATGACATCCTTGGTGGAAAATCTTTCAAATATATCGGGCCATCGTTACCCGATGACCCATCTGATATGGATTCGCTTGAAACTTTCTGTCGTGAAACGTTGTCCACATTTTGGCATATACATGGTGGATGTTTGGTAAACAAGGTTGTTGATAGCCATTTAAAAGTTCTCAGGATCGAATCGTTACGAGTCGTGGATGCTTCGACATTTTTTAACTCACCAGGAACAAATCCTCAGGCCACAACTATGATGTTAGGCCGATATATGGGTATGAAAATACTTAACGAAAGAGAAGTAAATGACATCCGTTCTTAA
- the LOC122599479 gene encoding (R)-mandelonitrile lyase-like isoform X1 yields MDNSQVLQKSVLFFLVICLGVQLKVVCFIQPDSPPDETYLGFTYEATEFSPEPEYDYIIVGGGTAGCPLAATLSEKYSVLVLERGGVSNSDPNIQYENRSINPLLTANFEDSPAQNFFSEDGVFNTRGRVLGGGSMINFGFYSRADDYFYKNSGIEWDMSAVKSAYEWVENSIVTRTNYLRRWQASIYNAFVEAGVNPENGFILDHVQGTKIGGSTFDDSGRRHGAVELLNKANPGNLKVVLHAYVDRVMFSSSQPLAAIGVKYHDSEGKSHEVHIKRYGEVILSAGALGSPQLLLLSGIGPTTYLSSLKIPVIHDHPYIGQFMADNPRNGINLLVPVRLNDVGVRVAGITESGPYVESTAVPRLSSIITFIPFLNVLPPIDLSVVVIGGKVSRPLSTGSLSLKSPNDVTISPSVRFNYYSRKEDILQCGNLVEVLRKVLETKAMEEYMFNDILGGKSFKYIGPSLPDDPSDMDSLETFCRETLSTFWHIHGGCLVNKVVDSHLKVLRIESLRVVDASTFFNSPGTNPQATTMMLGRYMGMKILNEREVNDIRS; encoded by the exons ATGGACAATAGTCAAGTGTTACAAAAGTCTGTACTCTTTTTTCTGGTAATCTGTCTTGGAGTACAGTTGAAAGTTGTATGTTTCATTCAGCCTGATTCTCCTCCAG ATGAAACTTATCTTGGTTTTACATATGAAGCCACCGAATTCTCACCTGAACCAGAATACGATTACATCATTGTTGGAGGAGGGACTGCTGGTTGTCCATTAGCTGCCACATTGTCCGAAAAATATTCAGTGCTAGTACTTGAACGAGGTGGTGTATCAAATTCAGATCCTAATATTCAATATGAAAACAGGTCCATAAATCCCCTCTTAACTGCAAATTTTGAAGATTCCCCGGCCCAAAATTTCTTCTCTGAAGATGGTGTATTCAATACAAGGGGACGGGTTTTAGGAGGTGGTAGCATGATCAATTTTGGGTTCTATTCGAGAGCCGATGATTACTTTTACAAGAATTCTGGAATTGAATGGGATATGAGTGCTGTCAAAAGCGCCTATGAGTGGGTTGAAAATAGTATTGTTACTCGTACTAATTATTTACGACGATGGCAAGCTTCTATATACAATGCATTTGTTGAAGCTGGAGTTAATCCTGAAAATGGGTTCATCCTTGACCACGTTCAAGGCACCAAGATCGGTGGTTCGACATTTGATGATTCTGGCAGACGACATGGAGCCGTCGAGCTTCTCAACAAAGCCAACCCTGGAAACTTAAAGGTGGTTCTTCATGCATATGTTGATCGGGTCATGTTCTCCTCATCTCAACCCTTAG CTGCAATTGGTGTTAAGTACCATGATTCAGAAGGAAAATCTCACGAAGTCCACATAAAAAGATATGGAGAAGTTATTTTGAGTGCTGGAGCTCTTGGAAGCCCACAACTTTTGTTATTGAGTGGAATAGGGCCAACAACATACCTTTCATCTCTAAAAATTCCAGTAATTCACGACCATCCCTATATTGGACAATTTATGGCTGATAATCCACGTAATGGGATTAATCTATTGGTACCGGTTAGACTAAATGATGTAGGAGTTCGTGTGGCTGGGATCACGGAAAGTGGCCCATACGTTGAATCGACTGCCGTCCCCCGTCTTTCATCCATCATAACTTTCATACCTTTCTTGAATGTTTTACCACCTATAGACTTAAGTGTAGTAGTTATTGGAGGTAAGGTTTCAAGGCCATTATCGACCGGGTCATTAAGTTTAAAATCACCAAATGACGTGACGATTAGCCCAAGTGTTCGTTTTAACTATTACTCGCGTAAAGAAGACATACTTCAATGTGGCAATCTTGTGGAAGTACTTAGAAAAGTATTGGAAACTAAGGCTATGGAAGAATATATGTTTAATGACATCCTTGGTGGAAAATCTTTCAAATATATCGGGCCATCGTTACCCGATGACCCATCTGATATGGATTCGCTTGAAACTTTCTGTCGTGAAACGTTGTCCACATTTTGGCATATACATGGTGGATGTTTGGTAAACAAGGTTGTTGATAGCCATTTAAAAGTTCTCAGGATCGAATCGTTACGAGTCGTGGATGCTTCGACATTTTTTAACTCACCAGGAACAAATCCTCAGGCCACAACTATGATGTTAGGCCGATATATGGGTATGAAAATACTTAACGAAAGAGAAGTAAATGACATCCGTTCTTAA